A segment of the bacterium genome:
AATCTTTTTTCGATTTGATTATATTTAGCCGCGAAAGGAGAACGCCATGGCCGAGAGAACGGGGCTGGTAACGATGGGCGGCAACGCGGTGACGCTCGTCGGCGACGAGGTCAAGGTGGGCGACGAGGCGCCGGACTTCGTCGTCGTCGACAACGACCTGCAGCCGGTCAACTTCTCGTCCTACCGCGGGAAGGTGTGCGTCGTCGCCGCCGTGCCGTCGCTGGATACGGAGGTGTGCTCGACCGAGACGCGCCGCTTCAACGTCGAGGCCGCGTCGCTGGGCGAGGACGTCGTCATCCTCACCGTGAGTATGGACCTCCCCTTCGCGCAGAAGCGCTGGTGCGGGGCCGCGGGGGTGGACCGCGTCGTTACGTTGTCGGACCACCGCGACGCGTCGTTCGGCCTGGCGTACGGTGTGCTTATCAAAGAGGTGCGCCTGCTGGCCCGCGCCGTCTTCGTCGTAGGCCGCGACGGCGTCGTGCGCTACGTCGAGCTCGTGCCGGAGCTGGGCGAGGAGCCGAATTACGAGGCCGCGTTGGCGGCCGTCCGCGAGCTGACGTAAGTTCGCCCGGGGGTATTCGGTATGGCCGAGAGAGAATTGAACGTACTCGTCGGCGGCGAGGCCGGGCAGGGCCTGGCGACCGTGGGGTCGATTCTGACCAAGAGCCTCGTGCGCGCCGGCTATCGCGTCGTCGTGACGCAGGGCTACCAGTCGCGGATACGCGGCGGCCACAACACCTTCGCCGTCCGTGCGA
Coding sequences within it:
- the tpx gene encoding thiol peroxidase; this encodes MAERTGLVTMGGNAVTLVGDEVKVGDEAPDFVVVDNDLQPVNFSSYRGKVCVVAAVPSLDTEVCSTETRRFNVEAASLGEDVVILTVSMDLPFAQKRWCGAAGVDRVVTLSDHRDASFGLAYGVLIKEVRLLARAVFVVGRDGVVRYVELVPELGEEPNYEAALAAVRELT